One Malassezia restricta chromosome VI, complete sequence genomic region harbors:
- a CDS encoding ribosome biogenesis protein ENP2 has product MSAAQDPARVYTVSGGSSSAPEEASYNSTSLPDILRRSGSSNKRKKRKAAIENDKILSKIELIQDFEFPVASNKIRCTHDGLHIMATGTYKPQIRVWECEQLSLKFERHTDAENVDFLFLSDDWTKSLHLQSDRSLELHNQGGMHTRVRLPRFGRALGYHYPSADALIGAAGNEVYRLNLDQGRYLAPYTLGQQGNVVHGCNAIDVNPAHGLLSFGTDGSGVVELWDPRMRRQAGSLSVATRTVLDAALLAARRQLPGVQLGEDADAEAVAQASSTLAVTSLASAADGLNLAVGTNTGHVLLYDLRMDKPYTTKDQGFGLPIQSLSWPGDANVDTPTRTQSEADGKVLSADAKVIKIWDKDSAENLVSVAPAGPLTNLNHVMHYPGSGLLFAAVEATQMAAWYVPALGPAPRWCSFVDNITDEIDRTDTAVATGDSGVNAYEDFKFVDHAELERLELAHLIGTPLLRPYMHGYFLSLKLYERARLLAHPQAYDEAKQRAIRARMEREAESRVRSVQNAKPSRQVKVNRPLADKLASDEASTLLHDDRFKELFTNPEFQVDETSREYALLHPSASIQSRPAPRETERKLVPAVQEDMDSDNESLDPDQEESQSESESASEPEVGTPPKPAAKPSSAPPAKPLHMPRMVQSFDATEDDPQAKDRPLGDRARRQPAQARVSDDALFTGTSISWTPSAASAETDAPKKRTKKAKKSEHETFGMGLSKGAGVEQGYGVDALSDEARSGRTQRRKPTRSASKNTFRAASRQ; this is encoded by the exons ATGTCGGCTGCACAGGATCCGGCGCGGGTGTACACGGTATCAGGCGGCTCGTCGTCTGCACCGGAAGAAGCATCCTACAATTCCACATCACTTCCAGATATCCTGCGTCGCTCCGGATCATCTAACAAGCGCAAAAAACGCAAGGCAGCGATTGAAAATGACAAGATTCTGTCCAAGATTGAGCTCATCCAGGATTTCGAGTTTCCCGTGGCGAGCAATAAAATTCGGTGCACGCACGACGGTCTGCACATTATGGCTACCGGCACATATAAGCCGCAAATCCGTGTATGGGAATGTGAGCAGCTTAGTCTCAAGTTTGAGCGTCACACAGACGCGGAAAATGTCGATTTTCTC TTTCTGTCCGACGACTGGACTAAATCCCTGCATCTTCAAAGTGACAGGTCACTTGAACTGCACAATCAGGGCGGCATGCACACTCGTGTCCGCCTGCCGCGATTCGGTCGCGCGCTAGGATACCACTACCCCTCGGCAGATGCTCTTatcggcgctgctggtaACGAGGTGTATCGTCTGAATCTTGATCAGGGCAGATACCTAGCTCCTTATACTCTGGGACAACAGGGGAATGTTGTACATGGCTGCAACGCGATCGATGTGAACCccgcgcatggcctgctcAGCTTCGGCACGGATGGCAGTGGTGTGGTGGAATTATGGGATCCTCGAATGCGACGTCAGGCGGGATCCTTGAGTGTGGCGACGCGAACAGTCCTGGATGCAGCACTCTTGGCGGCGCGTAGGCAGCTACCAGGCGTGCAACTCGGCGAAGACGCCGACGCAGAAGCCGTAGCACAGGCCTCGTCCACTCTGGCCGTCACATCCCTGGCAAGCGCCGCTGACGGATTGAACCTTGCTGTGGGCACAAACACAGGACACGTCCTGCTTTATGATTTGCGCATGGACAAGCCGTACACGACCAAGGATCAAGGCTTTGGCTTGCCCATACAGTCTCTCTCGTGGCCTGGTGACGCCAACGTCGACACACCAACACGCACACAATCAGAGGCTGACGGCAAAGTATTAAGCGCTGATGCCAAAGTCATCAAGATCTGGGACAAGGATTCGGCTGAGAATCTGGTATCGGTGGCGCCAGCGGGTCCTCTCACGAATCTGAACCACGTCATGCACTACCCTGGCAGTGGCTTACTATTTGCTGCCGTGGAAGCTACACAAATGGCCGCATGGTATGTACCCGCGCTAGGACCTGCACCGCGCTGGTGCAGCTTTGTGGACAATATCACGGACGAAATTGATCGTACGGACACGGCCGTGGCCACCGGCGATAGCGGTGTCAATGCATACGAGGACTTCAAGTTTGTGGACCACGCTGAATTAGAGCGTCTTGAATTGGCTCACTTGATTGGAACGCCCCTTTTGCGGCCATACATGCATGGATACTTCTTGTCGCTTAAGCTGTatgagcgcgcgcgtctgcTGGCACACCCACAAGCCTACGATGAAgcgaagcagcgcgccattCGTGCAAGGATGGAGCGTGAGGCCGAGAGTCGCGTGCGCAGTGTTCAGAACGCCAAGCCCAGTCGCCAAGTCAAGGTCAATCGTCCTCTGGCTGACAAGCTGGCATCTGACGAAGCATCTACTCTCTTGCACGATGACCGTTTCAAAGAATTGTTCACGAATCCTGAGTTCCAGGTCGATGAAACAAGTCGTGAGTATGCCCTGCTTCATccgagcgcatcgatccagtcacgtccagcgcctcgtgaAACGGAGCGCAAACTTGTTCCTGCTGTGCAAGAGGACATGGACAGCGACAATGAGTCCCTGGATCCCGACCAGGAGGAGTCACAATCCGAGTCTGAGTCCGCGTCGGAGCCTGAGGTCGGAACGCCACCCAAGCCCGCTGCCAAGCCGTCATCGGCGCCACCGGCCAAGCCGCTTCACATGCCTCGCATGGTGCAGTCGTTCGATGCGACTGAGGACGATCCGCAGGCCAAGGATCGCCCTCTCGGCGATCGTGCACGCCGCCAACCGGCTCAGGCACGCGTCTCTGACGATGCGTTGTTCACGGGCACGTCTATTTCATGGACGCCCTCCGCCGCATCTGCTGAAACAGACGCACCAAAGAAGCGCACGAAGAAAGCTAAAAAGTCTGAGCACGAAACGTTCGGTATGGGTCTCTCCAAAGGTGCTGGCGTCGAACAGGGCTATGGTGTGGACGCGCTATCTGACGAGGCCCGGTCTGGTCGTACACAGCGTCGCAAGCCTACGCGGAGTGCAAGCAAGAACACATTCCGTGCGGCATCGCGTCAGTAG
- a CDS encoding large subunit ribosomal protein L11, which produces MSKAGGKQAVATIVKLLVPAGSASAQPPVGPALGAKGVKAIDFAKEFNARTSDLEPGLLTPTVVTIQPDRTFSFRTLTPPTSLLLKRAANITTGARKPGAEITGTVSIKHIYEIAKIKMKDVDITEKEMCKVVAGSARSLGIKIVR; this is translated from the exons ATGTCCAAGGCAGGTGGTAAACAGGCTGTCGCGACGATCGTCAAGCTACTTGTCCCAGCTGGTAGTGCATCTGCACAGCCACCTGTTGGTCCGGCGCTCGGTGCCAAGGGTGTAAAGGCCATTGACTTTGCCAAGGAATTTAATGCGCGCACCAGTGATCTGGAGCCAGGTCTGCTGACGCCCACGGTTGTGACGATTCAGCCAGACCGTACATTTTCATTTCGTACTCTCACTCCTCCTACGTCTCTTCTACTAAAGCGCGCGGCTAATATCACGACAGGTGCGCGGAAGCCTGGCGCTGAGATTACGGGGACTGTGAGTATCAAGCATATATACGAAATTGCCAAGATCAAAATGAAAGATGTCGATATTACCGAAAAAGAA ATGTGCAAGGTGGTGGCtggcagcgcacgaagTCTTGGCATCAAGATCGTTCGGTAG
- a CDS encoding sorbose reductase: MVFEIKLNGTVVTTGGNRGIGLAISKSCAQAGANVAMLYHSNPEAEKAAEEVAKEYGVKVKAYKCDVSDAELVKKTIQQAEADLGQITGLAANAGVSIVKPALELTPDDFHKVFNVNVLGVFNACKAVAQHWVDTKFDKGSIVVTSSMSSEIYNQKGPNDPLTQVFYNASKGAATNMVKGLAAEFAKYNIRVNALEPGFCNTEQTSVMDKSIRDYQASSVPMGRFSEPHEQGAPCVFLLSEYASYMTGGHIRPDGGFTLW, encoded by the coding sequence ATGGTATTTGAAATTAAGCTTAACGGCACTGTTGTGACTACTGGTGGTAACCGTGGCATTGGTCTGGCCATTTCCAAGTCGTGTGCCCAAGCAGGTGCTAATGTGGCCATGCTGTACCACTCCAACCCCGAGGCCGAGAAGGCTGCGGAGGAAGTGGCCAAGGAGTACGGCGTCAAGGTCAAGGCCTACAAGTGCGATGTCAGTGACGCTGAGCTGGTGAAGAAGACCAtccagcaggccgaggcTGATCTCGGCCAGATTACGGGCCTTGCTGCCAATGCGGGTGTGTCGATTGTCAAGCCTGCTCTTGAGCTGACGCCTGATGACTTCCACAAGGTCTTCAACGTGAACGTGCTTGGCGTCTTCAACGCATGCAAGGCTGTGGCCCAGCACTGGGTTGATACCAAGTTTGACAAGGGCTCGATCGTTGTTACTTCGAGCATGAGCTCGGAGATCTACAACCAGAAGGGTCCGAATGATCCACTCACGCAAGTGTTCTACAATGCTTCGAAGGGCGCTGCGACCAACATGGTTAAGGGCCTTGCCGCTGAGTTTGCCAAGTACAACATTCGTGTGAACGCCCTGGAACCTGGCTTCTGCAACACGGAGCAGACGAGTGTCATGGACAAGTCCATCCGTGACTACCAGGCCTCGAGTGTGCCCATGGGTCGCTTCAGTGAGCCCCACGAGCAGGGTGCCCCATGTGTGTTCTTGCTCAGCGAGTACGCCAGCTACATGACTGGCGGCCACATCCGCCCCGACGGTGGATTCACGCTTTGGTAA
- a CDS encoding iron-sulfur cluster assembly enzyme ISCU, mitochondrial, producing the protein MISGLTTSVLRTGIARMPRAMVAASRPVRMYHEKVLDHYNNPRNVGSFAKGTKDVGIGLVGAPACGDVMKLSIKVNEEGVIEDVRFKTFGCGSAIASSSFMTERVKGMTLDEAAAIKNTEVARELSLPPVKLHCSMLAEDAIKSAIKDYRKNRLESGNTKQGHIEIMQDAATGQTTATPHVGSGTV; encoded by the coding sequence ATGATTTCTGGACTTACAACGTCAGTTTTGCGAACAGGTATCGCTCGTATGCCACGCGCCATGGTGGCTGCTAGCCGCCCGGTGCGTATGTACCACGAAAAGGTGCTTGACCACTACAACAACCCACGCAACGTCGGCTCGTTTGCCAAGGGTACCAAGGATGTCGGTATCGGCCTCGTTGGTGCACCAGCATGTGGCGATGTTATGAAGCTGAGCATCAAGGTCAATGAAGAAGGTGTGATCGAAGATGTCCGCTTCAAGACATTTGGCTGTGGCTCTGCCATCGCCAGCTCGAGCTTCATGACGGAGCGTGTGAAGGGCATGACGCTGGATGAAGCCGCGGCCATCAAAAATACCGAAGTGGCACGCGAGCTCTCGCTTCCACCTGTAAAGCTGCACTGCTCCATGCTTGCTGAGGATGCCATCAAGAGTGCTATCAAAGACTACCGCAAGAATCGTCTGGAGTCTGGTAACACAAAACAGGGCCACATTGAGATTATGCAGGATGCTGCCACCGGTCAGACAACTGCTACCCCTCATGTTGGATCCGGTACTGTATAA
- a CDS encoding charged multivesicular body protein 6, producing MGTSQSKGVRVTKQDRAVLDLKVQRDRVRQYQRKLQQVLDREHDIARQAVREGHMERARLALRQRAYQNGLIEKTDQQLATLQELVSTIEFAQLEQSVLYGLSQGSEVLKQIHEETRLERVEQILDTAAESQHYQNEINDMLSSTLTADEQQSVEEELVRIASQAQEMPDAGTHHTTMEPTLPSAPKHDMARTSSGRERTHEVLVTEHAS from the exons ATGGGCACGAGCCAATCTAAGGGTGTGCGCGTCACAAAGCAGGACCGCGCTGTGTTGGA CTTAAAAGTTCAACGCGACCGCGTGCGGCAGTACCAGCGTAAA CTGCAACAGGTACTAGATCGCGAACATGACATTGCGAGACAGGCTGTTCGGGAAGGCCACATGGAGCGTGCACGtctcgcgctgcggcaACGTGCATATCAAAACGGCTTGATCGAAAAAACGGATCAGCAACTCGCCACTCTGCAAGAATTG GTATCTACTATCGAGTTCGCACAGCTTGAGCAGAGTGTACTCTATGGCCTCTCTCAGGGTAGCGAAGTACTCAAGCAGATCCATGAGGAAACACGTCTGGAACGCGTTGAGCAGATACTGGACACTGCAGCCGAATCACAGCACTATCAAAAC GAAATCAACGACATGCTCTCTAGCACCCTGACTGCCGACGAGCAACAGTCTGTGGAGGAGGAATTGGTGCGCATCGCCTCGCAAGCACAGGAAATGCCAGATGCTGGCACGCACCACACCACAATGGAACCTACACTTCCCTCAGCTCCTAAGCACGAcatggcacgcacgtcgtctgGACGGGAGAGAACTCACGAGGTTCTGGTGACAGAGCATGCATCATAA
- a CDS encoding ribosomal RNA-processing protein 36 → MSRADIGRDEAVPTRGDVVSEDEYDAEEMEDSSEEEEGDGYAQFIDPDDEESDSEEEEVDEEDALRREIESIPYDKLLKARRAMSSSQLGGDVSETESIQAKRAMVKQQLREMGAKSRAKDTAKKQSLGTRETKSAPTIMSTRRPVSRMRHVVDPIPRAKSRDPRFDSLSAGPVNHDLHTKSYGFLSELYQNEIKQLREKHGKLKRAEMHHAGPRAKSQQALDIRQERDQVEQSLRRAESLQNERIRRERERSVKSEFKKENQRRVDAGLRPYFPKKAQFHEAVLRKQFESMSNGTGSSAALRKSMDRKRRKDAQKEKKSLDSALGGGARTDLASHRPGGARPHKRGRRG, encoded by the coding sequence ATGTCTCGTGCTGACATAGGGCGTGATGAGGCGGTGCCGACACGCGGTGACGTCGTATCTGAGGACGAATACGATGCAGAAGAGATGGAAGATAGTTCAGAGGAGGAAGAGGGTGATGGCTATGCGCAGTTCATTGATCCCGATGACGAAGAGTCTGACtcggaagaagaggaggtggatgaagaagacgcCCTGCGGCGCGAGATTGAATCCATTCCTTATGACAAATTGCTCAAGGCACGCCGTGCTATGAGTTCCAGCCAACTTGGCGGTGACGTGTCGGAGACTGAATCAATCCAAGCCAAGCGTGCCATGGTCAAGCAACAGCTGCGTGAAATGggcgccaagtcgcgcgccaAAGACACAGCAAAGAAGCAGAGCCTTGGAACGCGTGAAACAAAGAGTGCACCGACTATCATGTCGACTCGTCGCCCTGTATCTCGAATGCGCCATGTTGTCGATCCCATTCCGCGTGCCAAGTCGCGTGATCCGCGGTTTGATTCATTATCGGCTGGTCCTGTGAATCATGACTTGCATACTAAGTCGTATGGCTTTCTGTCCGAATTATACCAAAACGAAATCAAGCAGCTACGTGAAAAGCACGGAAAATTGAAACGTGCCGAGATGCACCACGCCGGACCTCGTGCCAAAAGCCAGCAAGCCCTGGATATACGACAGGAAAGGGACCAAGTGGAACAGTCTTTGCGTCGCGCTGAGAGTCTTCAAAATGAGCGCATACGTCGTGAGCGCGAACGAAGCGTCAAATCCGAATTCAAGAAAGAAAATCAGCGCCGTGTAGATGCAGGCCTGCGTCCCTACTTTCCGAAAAAGGCTCAGTTCCATGAAGCGGTACTTCGCAAGCAGTTCGAAAGTATGTCCAACGGAACAGGATCAAGCGCTGCGCTACGCAAGTCTATGGATCGCAAACGTCGTAAAGACGCTCAGAAGGAAAAGAAATCTCTTGACTCGGCACTGGGTGGCGGTGCACGTACCGATCTAGCATCACACCGCCCTGGCGGTGCCCGGCCACATAAGcgaggccgtcgtggaTAA